Proteins from a genomic interval of Papaver somniferum cultivar HN1 chromosome 4, ASM357369v1, whole genome shotgun sequence:
- the LOC113272345 gene encoding uncharacterized protein LOC113272345, producing MSNFLDKSWMRITDIYSPEYREGVRKFIVFAMANGTFAKTCACPCRKCENRHRLGFSIVRNHLYEHGVDKTYTTWSLHGERKDGASTSRSKGKAVVEQTPDKQSDCLNFNDFIDSSFGIDHDGTQIIESPLEDPDVEKLYNRYKSLAAEKLYPGCEDNLSILSAMVEMHNMKKTYKISGKCVNSFLDLLREWLPKPNKFPKNYDAMRSMLKDLGMKAKAIHACENHCILYYKDNEDLIECPVCKTLRFKLKATKDGHVVTNEPCKVLRYFPVDEKLKKIYSLPWISDAMLWHDRAQVSFEYMCHPIYSSQWAQMKMKFPLFAAEGRNVWLGISTDGFNPHGVQTLSWSCWPVILVVYNLPPSMCMKYEFQMMTLLIPGRKPPGQDIDVFLRPLVNTLKKLWHQGVQAFDSLKREYFTLKSNLMFGIHELPAQGVLSGCTTHGYCACVYCGDETRSTHLGYGSKIAYTNYRIFLRSRHPFRDGTFLGLETHEHKSAPLRLTGAQSLEKLADVHYEPGKLVVRKTGKRKRYQSDEEEGDFELVIGDFYKKCILWELESSCALTIRHCVDVMHTEKNVMEHIIYTIFDKDNKAIVAWNNHDKLKENKLNGGALKDKKTKKVVVSREYLNQAKWMIAESMCVLEKYFPDGFFDISVHNMVHLADEALVCGSVRTMKECKNIPNNSRYIQGSITKLTEMDDCVRFSMEHMKNADQGGHKENLEPFLKDEHECSDVGSLLDEKLVHVENGITICQDSYCPLVNLSRLKSHTNILDEPVILAEEAAQVFYSRDVKHPEWWVVIHTPRGMNADVDKAEIPGRDSFQDILEEEPHLRKFLGATASP from the exons ATGTCAAATTTtttggataaatcttggatgcgTATAACAGACATTTATAGCCCAGAATACAGAGAAGGGGTTAGAAAATTCATTGTTTTTGCAATGGCAAATGGTACTTTTGCAAAAACGTGTGCTTGCCCTTGTAGGAAGTGTGAAAATAGACATCGACTTGGATTCTCGATTGTTAGGAACCATCTGTATGAGCATGGTGTCGACAAGACATACACCACCTGGAGCTTACATGGTGAGAGAAAGGATGGTGCTTCAACAAGTCGTTCCAAAGGGAAGGCCGTAGTCGAACAAACGCCTGATAAGCAATCAGATTGTTTGAATTTTAATGATTTTATTGACTCTTCCTTTGGTATTGACCATGATGGAACACAAATTATAGAATCACCCTTAGAAGATCCAGATGTCGAGAAGCTTTATAATAGGTACAAATCGTTAGCGGCAGAGAAGTTATACCCTGGGTGTGAAGACAATCTCTCAATCCTCTCTGCTATGGTAGAAATGCATAATATGAAGAAAACTTATAAAATTTCGGGTAAATGTGTCAACAGTTTTTTGGATCTGTTAAGAGAGTGGCTTCCGAAACCTAACAAGTTTCCcaaaaactatgatgctatgAGGTCAATGCTTAAGGATCTGGGGATGAAAGCGAAGGCTATTCATGCTTGTGAGAATCATTGTATTCTGTATTACAAGGATAATGAGGATTTAATAGAGTGTCCGGTATGCAAAACTCTAAGGTTTAAGTTGAAAGCTACCAAAGATGGTCATGTGGTGACAAATGAACCTTGCAAAGTGCTGAGATACTTTCCTGTAGacgaaaaactaaagaaaatttatTCTCTACCATGGATATCAGACGCAATGCTGTGGCACGATCGAGCGCAAGTTTCATTTGAATATATGTGTCATCCAATATATTCATCTCAGTGGGCACAAATGAAAATGAAGTTTCCGTTGTTTGCCGCGGAAGGAAgaaatgtttggcttggaatatcAACAGATGGGTTTAATCCTCATGGTGTACAGACTTTGAGTTGGAGTTGTTGGCCTGTGATCCTTGTGGTTTATAATCTTCCGCCTTCTATGTGTATGAAGTATGAATTCCAAATGATGACTCTGTTGATACCTGGGCGTAAGCCACCGGGTCAAGACATTGATGTTTTTTTGCGGCCGCTGGTCAACACACTAAAAAAACTTTGGCATCAAGGTGTACAAGCTTTTGATTCTTTGAAAAGGGAGTATTTTACGCTGAAATCAAATCTGATGTTTGGCATTCATGAATTGCCTGCTCAAGGTGTTTTAAGTGGATGTACCACTCATGGCTATTGTGCGTGTGTTTACTGCGGAGACGAAACTCGAAGTACTCATCTAGGTTACGGCAGCAAGATTGCGTACACTAACTATCGTATATTCCTTAGGTCAAGGCACCCATTTAGGGATGGGACTTTTTTGGGATTAGAGACACATGAGCATAAAAGTGCACCGCTAAGACTAACAGGAGCGCAGTCGCTTGAGAAGTTGGCTGATGTTCATTACGAACCTGGTAAGTTAGTGGTCCGCAAGACAGGTAAACGAAAGAGATATCAGTCTGATGAAGAGGAAGGTGATTTTGAGCTTGTCATAGGTGATTTCTACAAAAAGTGTATTCTTTGGGAACTTGAGTCGTCTTGTGCCTTGACTATACGACATTGTGTCGACGTGATGCACACGGAAAAGAACGTCATGGAACACATTATCTACACTATCTTTGATAAGGATAATAAGGCTATTGTTGCATGGAATAATCATGACAAATTGAAGGAGAATAAACTAAACGGTGGAGCGTTGAAAgataagaaaacaaagaaagta GTGGTTAGCAGAGAGTATCTAAACCAGGCTAAGTGGATGATTGCAGAGTCCATGTGTGTGCTCGAAAAGTATTTCCCGGATGGATTTTTTGATATAAGCGTGCACAACATGGTTCATTTGGCTGATGAGGCCTTAGTTTGTGGATCTGTTAG AACAATGAAGGAGTGCAAAAACATCCCAAATAACAGCAGATACATTCAAGGGTCTATTACGAAGTTGACTGAAATGGATGACTGTGTTAGATTTTCCATGGAGCACATGAAAAATGCTGATCAAGGAGGTCACAAAGAAAATTTGGAGCCCTTCTTAAAGGATGAACATGAATGCAGCGATGTGGGTTCTCTGCTTGATGAAAAGCTGGTTCAT GTAGAGAATGGAATAACGATCTGTCAGGATTCATATTGTCCTTTGGTAAATCTTTCAAGATTGAAAAGCCATACCAATATTTTGGACGAGCCTGTGATTCTCGCTGAAGAGGCTGCCCAAGTTTTCTACTCCAGAGACGTGAAACATCCAGAATGGTGGGTTGTTATCCATACGCCGAGAGGAATGAATGCAGATGTGGACAAAGCAGAGATACCAGGTCGCGACAGTTTTCAAGATATTTTAGAAGAGGAACCACATCTACGTAAATTTCTTGGAGCAACAGCGTCTCCCTag